From Strigops habroptila isolate Jane chromosome 1, bStrHab1.2.pri, whole genome shotgun sequence, a single genomic window includes:
- the ZHX2 gene encoding zinc fingers and homeoboxes protein 2: protein MASKRKSTTPCMVRTSEVMEQEGTEGMEVPKEKGGGGAPQQDSQKNWPSESLVKDCEVVEAKPPAESQSKKPQGGYECKYCPYSTQNLNEFTEHVDTQHPNVILNPLYVCAECNFTTKKYDSLSDHNTKYHPGETNFKLKLIKRNNQTVLEQSIETTANDVTATSGGLETAECDDSLHGGISANKTPMMKLGKPKGETKKGPKKPEEGVTENHVDGTLPRIITEATEAIACINGDLLHDVLAHVMPSVQLPPNINLVPKVPVPLNSTKYNSALDTNATMINSFNKFPYPTQAELSWLTAASKHPEEQIRIWFATQRLKHGISWSPEEVEEARKKMFNGTIQAVPQTITVLPAPLTTAKMPQPIIQTALPCQILGQTGLVLTPVSNGSTVSCSPITLAVAPNQGQKRTIQTLSSAPEAKRPHVVQVPEMPAKLTAVPLTPASERKKTKEQIAELKTSFMASQFPDDAEVYRLIEATGLSRSEIKKWFSDHRYRSQRGIVHIPGDALGKDQIAPSGGRHSRLFHPYTDFAPQRFKEKTQEQLRVLEESFLRCSFPTQGELDRLRVETKLSRREIDSWFSERRKIRDSMEQAVLDSMGSYRKIKEQGTPNGGISQAELLSSSQLPGALSGSSTTFKKTQEQIHLLKSTFARTQWPSPQEYDQLASQTGLTRTEIVRWFKENRSSLRTGSLKWIDQYQKQYIVDGHNEQSQKKGSKLIESPKNGNEVSRQHYQEHKKLNEENGGKPVVRAKRDCEPLKDSLLGNQVEGMDRLECNSHDGHGSEENEEPAEVNWVEVTVGEDDAASDCTDSWSQTAPEGQAELADFDSESISGENAHV from the coding sequence ATGGctagcaaaagaaaatcaacaacTCCCTGTATGGTGCGAACTTCGGAAGTCATGGAGCAGGAAGGCACCGAGGGCATGGAGGTCCCTAAAGAGAAGGGGGGTGGTGGTGCACCGCAACAGGACTCTCAAAAGAATTGGCCTTCAGAAAGCTTGGTCAAAGACTGTGAAGTGGTTGAGGCAAAACCCCCAGCCGAAAGTCAGTCCAAGAAGCCCCAGGGCGGTTATGAGTGTAAATACTGCCCTTACTCAACACAAAACTTAAATGAATTTACAGAGCATGTTGACACTCAGCATCCAAATGTCATTCTGAACCCCCTGTATGTCTGTGCTGAATGCAACTTCACAACCAAAAAATACGATTCTTTATCTGACCACAACACAAAATACCACCCAGGGGAGACtaactttaaactgaaattaattaaGCGCAATAATCAGACTGTTTTAGAGCAGTCTATTGAGACCACTGCTAACGATGTCACTGCCACAAGCGGTGGGTTAGAAACTGCAGAGTGCGATGATTCACTTCATGGGGGAATTAGTGCAAATAAAACGCCAATGATGAAACTGGGAAAGCCTAAAGGAGAAACCAAGAAGGGACCCAAAAAGCCAGAAGAGGGAGTTACGGAAAACCATGTGGATGGCACTCTCCCCCGCATCATAACTGAAGCCACTGAAGCTATTGCTTGTATAAATGGAGACCTTCTCCATGATGTGTTAGCCCATGTTATGCCCTCTGTACAGCTGCCACCAAATATTAACCTTGTCCCCAAGGTCCCGGTACCTCTGAACAGTACCAAATACAACTCTGCACTGGACACTAATGCAACCATGATCAACTCCTTTAATAAATTTCCTTACCCAACACAAGCAGAATTGTCATGGTTGACAGCAGCATCAAAACATCCCGAAGAACAAATCCGAATCTGGTTTGCTACGCAACGTTTGAAGCATGGTATAAGTTGGTCTCCTGAAGAGGTGGAGGAGGCAAGAAAGAAGATGTTCAATGGTACTATCCAGGCAGTTCCCCAAACCATCACCGTCCTGCCAGCTCCTTTGACAACTGCAAAAATGCCCCAGCCCATCATCCAGACAGCTTTGCCTTGTCAGATACTGGGCCAGACCGGTCTGGTTTTGACTCCTGTGTCAAATGGTTCAACTGTTTCCTGTTCACCAATTACGCTTGCTGTTGCCCCAAACCAGGGGCAAAAGAGGACGATACAGACGTTATCAAGTGCCCCAGAGGCCAAGCGTCCTCACGTGGTTCAGGTGCCTGAGATGCCTGCCAAACTGACTGCTGTACCACTGACACCAGCCAGTGAGCGAAAAAAGACAAAGGAGCAGATAGCAGAACTGAAGACCAGTTTCATGGCAAGCCAGTTTCCTGACGATGCAGAAGTCTACCGGCTGATAGAGGCAACGGGTCTCTCCAGGAGTGAGATCAAGAAGTGGTTCAGTGACCATAGGTACAGAAGTCAAAGGGGTATTGTGCACATCCCTGGCGATGCTTTAGGGAAGGATCAAATAGCACCTTCAGGGGGTCGACACAGCCGCTTGTTCCACCCATACACAGATTTTGCTCCTCAGAGATTCAAAGAGAAAACCCAAGAACAGCTTAGGGTCCTTGAGGAGAGCTTCCTAAGATGCTCTTTTCCTACCCAAGGAGAATTGGACAGGCTTCGAGTAGAAACTAAGCTGAGTAGGAGGGAAATAGATTCATGGTTCTCTGAGCGGAGAAAGATACGGGACAGCATGGAGCAAGCTGTCTTGGACTCAATGGGatcatacagaaaaattaaggaGCAAGGAACTCCCAATGGTGGAATAAGCCAAGCAGAACTGCTGAGTAGCTCTCAGCTCCCTGGTGCTCTATCTGGATCCTCCACCACATTTAAGAAAACTCAAGAGCAGATTCATCTACTGAAAAGCACATTCGCAAGGACCCAGTGGCCATCGCCGCAGGAGTACGACCAGTTAGCATCTCAGACTGGGCTGACAAGAACTGAGATAGTTCGCTGGTTCAAGGAAAACCGGTCTTCACTAAGAACAGGGTCACTTAAATGGATAGACCAGTACCAGAAGCAGTACATTGTTGATGGTCATAACGagcaaagccagaaaaaggGCTCAAAACTCATTGAGAGTCCAAAGAATGGTAATGAGGTGTCTCGGCAGCATTACCAGGAGCATAAAAAACTGAATGAAGAGAATGGGGGGAAACCAGTGGTGAGAGCAAAAAGAGACTGTGAGCCACTGAAAGACTCTTTGTTGGGGAATCAAGTGGAGGGTATGGACAGGTTGGAGTGCAACAGCCATGACGGCCATGGCAGCGAGGAGAACGAAGAGCCAGCGGAGGTCAACTGGGTGGAGGTGACGGTGGGTGAGGATGATGCTGCATCGGACTGTACGGACAGCTGGAGCCAAACGGCACCCGAaggccaggcagagctggcGGACTTTGACTCTGAAAGTATATCTGGAGAAAATGCCCACGTATAG